The Mycobacterium riyadhense sequence CGACGGCTCGGGCCAGCTCGGTCTTGCCGACGCCGGCGGGGCCTTCCACCAGCAACGGCTTGCCGAGCCGGTCGGCGAGGAAGACCGCCGTCGCGGTGGCGGTATCAGGCAGGTAGCCGGTCTCGGCCAGCCGCCGCGAGACGTCCGCGATGTCGGCGAACAACGGCAGCGACCGTGCGGGCAGGCTCATGTGGAATTCTCCTTAAAAGAGTGCGTCAGGCCGGACGGGTGTGGCCGTCGCCCCAGACGATCCACTTGGTGGAGGTCAATTCGGGCAGCCCCATCGGACCGCGTGCGTGCAGTTTCTGGGTGGAGATACCGATCTCGGCGCCGAAACCGAACTGCTCGCCGTCGGTGAACGCCGTCGAGGCATTGACCATCACCGCGGCGGCATCGACTTGTTCAGTAAACCGTTGGGCCGCAGCAAGATTAGTGGTCACGATGGCTTCGGTGTGGCCGGTGCCGTACTCATTGATGTGGGCAATCGCCGCGTCCACACCGTCGACCACCGCTACCGCGATATCCATCGCGAGGTATTCGCGACGCAGGTCCTCCTCACCGGCGCCCGCATGTACGGTGACGCCGGAATCCCGCAGGGCGGCCAGCAGCCGCGGCATGGCCTGTTCGGCGATCGCGGCATCGACCAGCAGCGTCTCGGCCGCATTGCAGACGCTGGGCCGGCGGGTCTTGGAGTTCAGCAGGACGCGTTCGGCGATGTCCAGATCGGCGGCCTCGTGGACGTAGACGTGGCAGTTGCCGACGCCGGTCTCAATGGTGGGGACCTGCGCGTCGCGCACGACCGCGTTGATCAGGCCCGCTCCCCCGCGCGGAATGACCACGTCAACCAAGCCGCGGGCCTGGATCAGGTGGGTGACGGTGGACCGGTCGGCGGCCGAAAGCAGCTGAACGGCGTCGGCGGGCAACTCCTGGCTGGCCAGTGCCTCGCGCAGCACCGTGACCAGGGCGTCGTTGGATCTCGCGGCCGAGGAGCTGCCGCGCAGCAACGCGGCGTTTCCGGACTTGAGTGTCAGCCCGAAGGCGTCGACGGTGACGTTGGGTCGGCCCTCGTAGATCATGCCGACCACGCCGAGCGGCACCCGCTGCTGGCGCAGCTGAAGTCCGTTAGGCAGGGTGTAGCCGCGCAGCACGACACCGACCGGATCGGGTAGCCCGGCGACCTGCCGCAGGCCCGCGGCGATGCCATCGATGCGCTGGGGGTTGAGGGCCAGCCGATCAAGCATCGCGGCGGGGGTGTCCGCGTCCCGTGCGGCGTTCAGGTCCTCGGCGTTGGCCGCCAGGATCCGGTCGGCGTGGGCGAGCAACTCGTCGGCGGCGGCGTGCAGCGCACGGTCTTTGACGGCAGTGGGCAGCGAGCCCAGCCGGCGGGCGGCCACCCGAGCGCGGCGTGCGGCGTCGTGCACCTCTTGACGTAGGTCCGGAACCGATGGCGCGTGCACACTCATCACCCCAGGGTATCGGGCTTGACCTGGCCTAGTAAGACGGCCCGTTCCCGCTGGACCAGGTCAGCCCACATGGAGGCTCAATTAGGCTGCGCTGCATGTCCCTGCGGGTTGGTGTCGATGACTTGCGTGCGGTGGCGCCCGGTGGGGCACGTTGGCTGGTGAGCTGAGCGTTCAGGCACCTTGTGACCTCGGGTTGTCCGGTCAGCCAGTGCGGCGGCGGTGACGGCTGCCAACGCTGACATTGCGGCTGCTGCGGCCGCGCTCAGCACGCGCTTGCACACCAGTGCGACGCGAGTCGCCGCGGCCGATACGGGCTATGTCGCGAACGAAGGCCGCTCGGCGAGCATTCTGGGTCCCCTGAAGTGGGTGTAACCATCGTCCCGAACCACACAGACCTGCTCGACTGACCCATCGACCATCTCACCGAGGCGGCTAGCCATTGGGTAGCCACTGGCAAGCGGTGGTACGAGACCTTCGACCGCGTCTGGCAAGACTCGGCCTCAATCGACTGGGAAGGCGAGGCGGCCGGACGGCTGCAGAACCGGACGCGCGCCGACAAGCTGAAGGTCAGCGGGTTAGACGATCAGTTAAATCACGCGGCCAAAGTAGCCCGGATTGGCGCGTCCGACTTGTATGCTGCACGGTCGAGGCTGCGGTACGCCGTCGAGGACGCCCAGGCTGCCGGATTTGCTGTAGGCGAAGACCTTTCGGTTGCCGATCGCTCTACGGGTGGCGCGGCCGCCGTACCCGCCCGGCAAGCCCAAGCGGAAGCATTCTCGGTTGACATCGCTCAGCGCGCCGCTCAACTGGTTGAGTTGGATCAGCAAGTTGCGGGCAAGATCAGCGCCGCCCTAACAGGCATAGCCGACATCAGCTTCGACAACGCGGCACCCGTTTCACCGACGCCAACGCCCACTGGGCACAACGGAATCCAACTCGTCGATTGGAAGCAAACACCCGAGCCAAAGCTTCCACCGGGGCCAACAGCACAAGATATCCGTGGCGCGATCAAAGACCTGCCTCAGGGCACAAAGCCTTCGTTCCTGGAAGTCCGAAGTGAAGAAGGTCTGCGTGAGTTCTGGGAGTGGCTAAGCCGAGATGCCAGGGAATACACTTCAACTAAGCCATATCGAGGTGGGACGGGCATCGAACGTCAGCTTTCTGACGGAACGATTGTCAGGATTGGTGAGAGTTCAAACCACGGTTCGACAATGGACAGAACCCTCCCGAACAATGAACACGTCAAGCTGCACGTCAATACCGCCAGGGGCGGCGAGCTGAATTTCCCGAAGGCCTCCAGAATCGACACCGCACCCGGTCCAACCGCCACCCAGTCATCACCATCCGCCAGTGCTCGGCAAAGACGAACTGCCGGACCTAGCCGAATTTGAACCCGGATAAGGGATTTCGGATAGCGAGCCAGCAACGCCAGCTGAGGCGGCTCCCTGGATGAGCAGACCGCATGGAGGCACCATTGCACGACGCTTTGCAACAATACTGTTAAGCCACGAACTAGACCGGCGGGTGATGAGCGAATGAACACGGCACGCGAAAGAGCACGCGATGAAGTCCTGACCGACGGACTCATCGATTGGGTCAGTCTCAGCCGGGTTAATTGGCAAGTGATACAACATTATCCGACTGCGCACCTTTCGGAAGTACAGAACGAAACCCTTGAGTTGGTTCGGTCGATGGCCGCTGAGGGGCTCATCGAACTGGGAGAGATGTCAAATGATGATGGTCGTTTTGTAGCCTGGGACGAACCGCTCGAAAGGTCGATGCAGAGAATCTACGAAGCCTACGTCACACACCATGACAACAGGTTGGGATGGGTGCATCGCTACTGGCTCAACCTGACAGACAAAGGCAGGCAACTCATACTCTCGACCGAGGAAGGACAGCGGGTCGCGCGTGCAGAGAAAGAAAGACTGAGGTAGATACAGGATGCCGAGCATGGCTGAAGCTTCAGATCACGCGTCTTGCAGCAGCCAATGAATACCGCGCAATGCGCGAAAGTCGTCGTCGGCACCCTTGAGGTGCAGGCCCTCCCGCCGCACGGCATACCAGATCCACCGCAGAAACGTTGCTTTGGCGGCCCGTTCGTCGGCGGCGAGTCCAGCCCGATCGTCGTGCAGTATTCGGCGTCGCCGAGGGCTTTCGACGTTGGTATGTCCCCGGCCAGTAGCTGCGGCAGCGCGCGGCCAACGCGGGTCAGCATCACGCCACTGCGCCCCTAACCCACTCGCTCTCGCCGAATTACCCGCTGCGCCTTGGCTTGTCGTTCGTCGATAAGTCGGCCCAATTCTTGCAGCAGGATCGGCTTGCTCATGACGACCTGCTCGAGGTGCTCGCGATCGATCTGTAGGACAGTCACCTCCTCCAGCGCCACGGCGCCGGTAGGGTTGGGCTGCCGAGTCAGCGCGGTCACCCCCAGCATTGCGCCCTTGTGGAGGGTAGCGAGGGCAACAACCGAACCGTCCTCGATCGTCGCCGTGAGCCGAACACTGCCAGCGACGATAAAGGTCATCCCGCTTGGGACCACACCTGCGTGTTGCACGATTTCGTCGGTGCCGTACCGCAGCACCCTGCCGTACGGAGCCAGTGACTGCTGATCGCTCAGGCTCAGCCGCAGCTCGGGCCCAACCACCGTGCGCAATGCGGTTTGCACACGTTCGGGGGTCGAGAAGTCGTCGTCGGCCTCATCCAGGTGGAGCTCGTCACGTCGCGCGGCGTACCAGACCCATCGCAGGAACGTTGCCTGCGTAGCGCCCTCGTCGGCGGGTGACTTCAGCCTGACCGTGGTTCGGTACTCACCACCCCCCAGGGCAACGGTGGTGGGCACGACACCAGACTTGAGTTGCGGTAGCCCGCCGGCAGCCCTGGTGAGCATCGCGCACACCTTGTCGGGGGAGTCGGCCGAGGCAAATTTGGTCGTGATTGAGCATTTGTGCGAGCCGACCGGCCGGCTGAGATTCGTGAACGAAGTGGTGGCAAGCATCGAGTTGGGTGTGATCCGCAACCCGGCGCCGGTCTCGATGTGTACGGCGCGCCAGTTCACCTCCACGACCCGACCCCGCCCGGTGGGCGTGTCCAGCCAATCATCCATCCGGAATGGCTGCTCGAACAGCATGAATAGGCCAGACACGATCTGGCCGACGGAGTTTTGCAGCATCAGGCCGATGACGACCGAGGTGACGCCCAGCGCGGTGAACAACCCCGCGACCCGAACGCCCCAGATATACGACAGGATCATCGCCAGGCCAATGCCGATCAACCCGAACCGGGCGACATCGAGGAAGATGGTGGGCAGCCGCTTGCGCCAACTCTCTTGGGGCGCAGCCTGAAACACCGTGGCATTGAGCCCGGACAGCAACAGCACCAGCACCATGAACCCGAAGACCGTGGTGAGGATCCGCACCGTAACGTCCCCGGCCGGCACTTGCGATGCCTTGACCAGCAACAGCAACAGCGCCCCGAGCGGCAACAGATAGTTGCGCAGCAGGCTTACCTGTCTGGCGAGGTGGCTGTTCCTGCGGACGAGCATGCGGTGTAGCTCGGTGAGAACGATCAGCCCAATGGGTAATCCAACCGCGATGCCGACCGCCCAGTAGAACCACGACGAATGGAAGATATTCATGGTCGCTCCACCAACTGGTAGATCGGCTCTTCCGATCCTTCGACCGAGATCGTGCCCGCCGGCGTGAATTTCCGAACGTCGCGCATCGCTTCGTACACTTGCGCGGTGACGTAAATGCCGGGCTGGGGTGAGCCACTGTGCATTTGATAGGCCAGACTCACCGCGGCACCCCACATGTCGTAGACAACGCTGGATTGGCCGACCAGCCCGCTGGTCACGTCCCCGGTGTTGATGCCGACCCGCAGTCGCAGGTCGTAGCCGGTTTGGCTGTTGAAACGATCGATGATGCGCCGCATCTCGAGGGCGAAGTCGACGGTTCGGGGAATGTTGTCCAGCCGCGGGGTCGTTACTCCGCAGCTGGCGAGGTAGCCGTTGTGCAAAGTGCGGATTCTTTCGACACCGAGATGTTCTGCGGCCGAATCGAACTGCCGCACCAATTCGTCGACGATCCCGACAAGTTCGTTACCTGACAGACCGCTGGAAACTTCGTCGAGACCCACGATGTCTGCGAACAGTACAGCGACGTCGTGGTGTTCCTGTGCGATCGCTGTTTCTCCATCGCGGTAGCGCTGAACGACCTGCTCGGGCATCATCGACAGCAATAGCCGATCGTTCTCCCTGCGCTGCTCATTGAGCAGCTCCTCTTTGATTTCCAGGTTTCGGCTCATCTCATTGAAAGCCGCTGTGAGATCCCCGATTTCGTCGCGCGACCGGACGGGGATGGTGACGTCGTAGTCACCGGCGCTGATCCGCTGCGTACCGGCCTCAAGCCGCCGGATCGGGCGCACCATCGCTTGGGCGACCAGCATCGACGCCACACAAATGACGAATATCATCGCCACCGTGACCAAGATCAGCGCCCTGCTGAACGACGCGACGGCCGCGAACGCCTGCGAAGTATCTCGCGTTGCCAGGATCGACCAGTGCAGGTCGGAGTTCGGCACGGTCAACGGCGCATAGGCCTCAAGCTCATGATTACCCGTGTAATCGGTGTCCGAGACGGTACCCGTCTGTCCGCGTTGGGCGGCACGCAGACCTTCGCTGGCAACGGGTTGCAGTAGGGTCGTGCCGCCGATTTGAACCGCGCGGTTCGCTACGTCCGCGGGTGTGCCGGCAGCTACCGCCTCTCGTTGGTATTCCTTGGGATTTTCCAGGAAAAGCCGAGAATCCGAACGCATCAGACGGTCTGGGCCGGCCAGAAACGTCTCGGTTCCGGCGCCCATGCCAGCGGATTGCCATTGCTTGTCGGCGGTCATGATCCTGTTGATCTTGGCGATTGGCAACGGCAGCGCGAGGACGCCCTCAGTTTTGCCGCCAGCCTCGACCGGCGCCACCAACCACGCGGTCGGCACGTCGAGTTGCGGCTGATATGCCTTGAAGTCGGTGATCCAGGTGAAGTCAACAGCGTTGGCGCCCAACGCCTTCAGATAAGCATCGCGCAGATTGGATTCCCGATACGGGCCCGTCAAGATGTTGGTGCCGAGGTCGGGGTCTTTGCTCAGGCTGTAGACGATGTTGCCCCTGGTATCCAACAGCACCGCATCGTCGTAATCGAACCGCGTGACGATTTCGCGGAAGTAGCCGTTGAATTGCTCATTCGCGGCCGACCAGGCGCTGCCGTCGCCGGCGTCGTCGAGCCGCATCGAGTCTTCGTCGGAAGTGAACGGTGCGGTGTAGTGCGCCTGGAGGTACTTCTGTGCGGGACTGGTCGGCAGCAGGGCGGTGATGTCCAGTTTTTCACCGGTTGCGCGTTCGACCGGCTTGATCAGTTGGTTGTCGTAGTAGTTGACGATGGCCTGCTGCTGCGCAGGGCTGATCGTTGCGTCGGCCAGTTGATCAAAGCCGGCAGTGAACTGCGCGACGGCATCCACCACGGTCAACCCCCGGGCGTAAATGACCAGCGAGTTTGTCAGGTCGGAAAACAGCGTCTCTACGGCCCGCTTCTGGGACTCGCGCAACTCCGTCAACCGCTCGTACGCCGCCGCAGTGAGCGAGCTGCGGCCGGATTGATAGACGACGATCACAATCGCCGCAACGGAGAAGATGCTCGACAGCAACAACAGGACCATGAGCTTGGATTGAATGCTTGCTCGGAAATGCGGGCGGCGTCGCCGCTCGAGTTTCGGGCTCTTCTGGGCCGGCGCCGCTTCGGCCTGCGGTACCGACTCTGTGGTTGGCTCACCCAATGTCAATCGGCTGCCCTCCCGGTGGGGGTCTGTGACTTCTCCACGATGCACGGATCACACGGCAGCCTAGCGCCGACACACAGCGGAACTGGCAATTGCCGAGAATGTGCGTGACCGGACCGGT is a genomic window containing:
- a CDS encoding glutamate-5-semialdehyde dehydrogenase; amino-acid sequence: MSVHAPSVPDLRQEVHDAARRARVAARRLGSLPTAVKDRALHAAADELLAHADRILAANAEDLNAARDADTPAAMLDRLALNPQRIDGIAAGLRQVAGLPDPVGVVLRGYTLPNGLQLRQQRVPLGVVGMIYEGRPNVTVDAFGLTLKSGNAALLRGSSSAARSNDALVTVLREALASQELPADAVQLLSAADRSTVTHLIQARGLVDVVIPRGGAGLINAVVRDAQVPTIETGVGNCHVYVHEAADLDIAERVLLNSKTRRPSVCNAAETLLVDAAIAEQAMPRLLAALRDSGVTVHAGAGEEDLRREYLAMDIAVAVVDGVDAAIAHINEYGTGHTEAIVTTNLAAAQRFTEQVDAAAVMVNASTAFTDGEQFGFGAEIGISTQKLHARGPMGLPELTSTKWIVWGDGHTRPA
- a CDS encoding mechanosensitive ion channel domain-containing protein, with protein sequence MNIFHSSWFYWAVGIAVGLPIGLIVLTELHRMLVRRNSHLARQVSLLRNYLLPLGALLLLLVKASQVPAGDVTVRILTTVFGFMVLVLLLSGLNATVFQAAPQESWRKRLPTIFLDVARFGLIGIGLAMILSYIWGVRVAGLFTALGVTSVVIGLMLQNSVGQIVSGLFMLFEQPFRMDDWLDTPTGRGRVVEVNWRAVHIETGAGLRITPNSMLATTSFTNLSRPVGSHKCSITTKFASADSPDKVCAMLTRAAGGLPQLKSGVVPTTVALGGGEYRTTVRLKSPADEGATQATFLRWVWYAARRDELHLDEADDDFSTPERVQTALRTVVGPELRLSLSDQQSLAPYGRVLRYGTDEIVQHAGVVPSGMTFIVAGSVRLTATIEDGSVVALATLHKGAMLGVTALTRQPNPTGAVALEEVTVLQIDREHLEQVVMSKPILLQELGRLIDERQAKAQRVIRRERVG
- a CDS encoding adenylate/guanylate cyclase domain-containing protein encodes the protein MVLLLLSSIFSVAAIVIVVYQSGRSSLTAAAYERLTELRESQKRAVETLFSDLTNSLVIYARGLTVVDAVAQFTAGFDQLADATISPAQQQAIVNYYDNQLIKPVERATGEKLDITALLPTSPAQKYLQAHYTAPFTSDEDSMRLDDAGDGSAWSAANEQFNGYFREIVTRFDYDDAVLLDTRGNIVYSLSKDPDLGTNILTGPYRESNLRDAYLKALGANAVDFTWITDFKAYQPQLDVPTAWLVAPVEAGGKTEGVLALPLPIAKINRIMTADKQWQSAGMGAGTETFLAGPDRLMRSDSRLFLENPKEYQREAVAAGTPADVANRAVQIGGTTLLQPVASEGLRAAQRGQTGTVSDTDYTGNHELEAYAPLTVPNSDLHWSILATRDTSQAFAAVASFSRALILVTVAMIFVICVASMLVAQAMVRPIRRLEAGTQRISAGDYDVTIPVRSRDEIGDLTAAFNEMSRNLEIKEELLNEQRRENDRLLLSMMPEQVVQRYRDGETAIAQEHHDVAVLFADIVGLDEVSSGLSGNELVGIVDELVRQFDSAAEHLGVERIRTLHNGYLASCGVTTPRLDNIPRTVDFALEMRRIIDRFNSQTGYDLRLRVGINTGDVTSGLVGQSSVVYDMWGAAVSLAYQMHSGSPQPGIYVTAQVYEAMRDVRKFTPAGTISVEGSEEPIYQLVERP